One genomic region from Candidatus Omnitrophota bacterium encodes:
- a CDS encoding transaldolase family protein, with protein sequence MSRVNRVASLVVLIAFICNTFLFDTGFAQELLGARNSDTLATLIKSDDMLGKDIQGTRGISILIMELFAAMRKAKQPITPQTLKELKGVSPEVVRAIDNIRNGRIFRHEAEAGLNGVITLKAVINNVRYVIEYDPAKQTLSVYPKDNTPSAKSREVPTAAAVRDAGPMDCADHRVLNAMLDALFYEVGKNPKAFEKFLVVDKSNKINWFVADNKKSAGNFLAIFEKLIEVTGLSEQELFSGLLGRANVGPELHYGYSDFLRQLSSQAAHFGVESGWIYAVAPWHKDKTGTTETSVWLYGMGGFTTVKDQLLAHEHLERSFHLAVVKEAFEGDWDKYRQWRTLRRDGQGGDSWQGKKTLNFTHMESGKRIVGELTYNEFATLAYRITQAMAPYGDISVGPDSRKYRTDTDFEAPVAAAAVMNENMPDIGISDDRAKDVWKRLIEIPAVAKLTREEQTKVLKILVDRVRNDITEEGVLAKLKDLNLLDEAAISECLFAAGVRLNSPGLIQDLKFLTRILERDVVSMIYKAGSGHPGGSLSMLKAVVALYFGTNANGERIMRYDPSDPNWEYRDRFVLSKGHAAPGLYAALARAQYFAKRIADLKKQGKLKTEDVEEFLETLRKLGSDLQGHPDMAKTIGVEFSGGPLGVAFSAAVAMATAAVMDDKDYITYCIIGDGETEEGQVDEAGRHAGAILKQKQDETYREAAAKGLKIVAFLDWNGYQIDNKVTDVDVDYEGQIKLWEARGWNVVRANGEDIEDVMRATQEAKKSLGNGKPAIVIMKTTKGAGLPGMAKHGEAPKEAEVKEALAIIDADLAVLSNGRYTPENHREAVKAFVEDLIRKISLGADTKARIEKENKARVGARREALRQITNSATVQKAIQELEKGYPEGKNVATRTATGHELTLIGADNIDVVAMSADLMGSNKFDGFAKLFGTFSADNLLGRYIPVGIREAHMVSFAAGLAACGKIPVIGTFSIFTTRMVDQLNAILNANLPIIIVGTHGGLATGPDGRTHQDAHSLGVLGALPGVQTYEGADAEEQRVLFRGIYDVAKKKGGIHYIRPARLDTPVIQNKPEGWQEGARRGFYKIFDTESGKNRKKSQSRDIVIVSSGVVTAEAINAAKDLSEKYGLSVEVVNVTQLKSITADEANKRDFEKLIERGRNIISVIDALPGLLGDKIDNILARRNAKPQFVRNLGIDKYGESGTPAELYKKHGFDKDGIVKTARLLAGKGISLLRKKGQSVWADGAFTPEEIRFFKKKGVTGQTTNLTIINNAIKAGMFDKEIQHGIAEGWTPEQIYDYVCILYMKQMAVEWFPVFNKTKHLDGYISIEVNPKYAYDVQNTVNEAMRLVNAIGMPNVMVKVPATPEGVKAVEELTYNGINVNVTLLFGVSNYEDVARAYMRGLERRVTDRKPIYDIQSVASFFVSRVNCKPDAADEQIRKAIAKEKARTDNPKETAANITILESLIGKAAIANTVLASDVSNNVFLYRHRLWEQLLNMGAAPQRLLWASTEIKSNEAYADGARFSPLMYVSNLPLQNTVNTMPKDTLHASIMATSVEAEPRNDMTAVQAQEVMYTLSKCDIDINAITTKLQEDGVEAFKKDYAASLQFIKEHVKAVRSKQDNIEDILKPVIVPTVDQPVAAMTRVKTWLKPSEVPPEKRVIIMISGGEAPGVNNYFALLAKALARFGMTLEIQRFGLDTLVKSSGEFAENRVWVDQKMADELLNKPGAAQGTSRVKLNEELTLQAMANLQGYCKTVVFVGGNDHMGEAAKIAKKFKESKVDDMMVLVLPKTIDGDTMVYPMGADSAGQNANEFSRRASPEPGSWKCVVFQMMGRDMGYLTVSGALESPISVAAVPEWSVSPNGSVIVSLYDIAEAVRSRMNEYGASAVFVSEGFRVSAKDQLLQKILKRNKFLAAKFANVKTDVNGNPLLAELGIADFVAEALAVELGLERDKNLFLEDTGYSGRSRAPNKDSIDIITGELAIATAVPLITEEAKRKRVISDGGVCIAADKGSRTVVDIQRTMRARPVSEAMGKVDLKDSGIFTEAELCGKNVLGVIGPKENLRDLLPSEKVKRPSGYDINAAIDAINSQSESAFNMRRPNVCVIARPDADEIIDSLDSPKTLLTTESYRYVKNRTAGAVALFPSSKGPVSLTELVGTAHNIYITRKMLNMVVAGNLAIKADDALLVKLSRDEKYGEAFKALVEGARPDKDGNLIFGRRIIDLIHMALTVEKGMTGIRKNILGESLNKLPEINISAAPSFDEQLRVLQQFVRGNELPADRLLSYPERSVFSLDLNDTDVADLAPLYGLPSLRVVSLVNTKITNSQAYELFRNHPAPENLLVLDSDASTIKYSDVPLAYENTKSTAQSAFMAAVVPAVTTATRARDIFELLRNIGDSLKVTADSVIILDAAKFHSQTVDYLAFESAFSENPDVKAAAQRILREAAISFNLKLASINDFYAAKKDGKWGKITVPAVNGRTDVYHQYQQLFRAAKDKNVGVLLLELARSEMRYSAQDMAEFTAVSIAAAIKQGYEGLIFAQGDHYQVNKEKYDKGGDEREKELKAIEELIRKSMLAGVYNIDLDPSTLVDEGTLNKITQLENAFVREYLDQNVYLLYGLDDNGRKSLWRRLVDEIEMGDIKSLTPVHQEHLERLYKNMHRPSILITMRFIRYIRALEEELGLTMPVSIGIEERHIDNPKHKNNPSTVLGSVTLAKTILAMAEAEGLVGPSKISLQTGTMHGVGGEIDFGIYRRHVRYWERIGIPVFVQHGASTLEKEDFGKMKQGDVGEVHLATEYQKIELGIVADMMPEVGEAMAKWLEALMARDENFSKKFRPMWNLAFGNADLAIAAAKDDGKKTTMYRELAAVQSGKSRAEIITEIMGDFMPKGLKGTLKDAAKELPAPFKDMLWNLPPHVRAAVDKALYEEFATIFDKLGASNTKALVESILPFNKQPVVLGKRSETIKLAVEPVLTQSATTTADERPQSVSLRHVPDRLTVAEMNRSAEIEINAAIQLANEAGVQIPVQADTRFTLLVTSEFFANGELKEAQINYGDRFNLDSVSGRDADEFIHSVLANPDAVKDRTIVLLPNELPDGRFEERHYQALKDAGIRFMIANRNELLTAKGAKDPYRKQFQQDTYVVMLLMRAVDEKIDVSSSVYRLLSFYLKSHFTFAEKIAIDDYIMAIAKNEIGKLIRGILAYRPAQAYDKPDYEKVAATLISA encoded by the coding sequence ATGAGTAGAGTAAATCGTGTAGCTTCTTTGGTGGTGTTGATAGCATTCATTTGCAATACATTTCTTTTTGATACAGGGTTCGCGCAGGAGTTATTAGGCGCGAGGAATTCTGACACACTCGCTACGCTCATAAAAAGTGACGATATGTTGGGCAAAGACATCCAGGGCACGCGCGGCATATCGATACTTATCATGGAATTATTTGCGGCGATGAGAAAGGCGAAGCAGCCGATAACTCCTCAAACATTGAAAGAGCTAAAGGGCGTATCCCCCGAAGTTGTTAGAGCAATTGACAATATACGTAACGGTAGAATATTCCGCCATGAAGCCGAAGCAGGGCTCAATGGTGTTATAACGCTGAAAGCGGTCATAAATAATGTAAGGTATGTTATAGAATACGATCCTGCCAAACAAACCTTGAGCGTATACCCGAAAGACAATACGCCTTCGGCGAAATCGCGGGAAGTTCCGACAGCCGCAGCTGTTAGAGATGCCGGCCCTATGGATTGCGCGGATCACAGGGTTCTTAACGCGATGCTTGACGCGTTATTTTACGAGGTCGGAAAAAACCCAAAGGCATTCGAGAAATTCCTCGTAGTGGACAAGTCTAATAAGATTAATTGGTTTGTTGCAGATAATAAAAAATCCGCCGGGAATTTTTTGGCTATCTTTGAGAAGCTTATTGAAGTAACCGGTTTATCTGAACAAGAACTTTTTTCAGGCTTGCTGGGTAGAGCAAATGTCGGACCCGAATTGCACTACGGGTATAGCGATTTTCTAAGACAGCTGTCCTCACAAGCCGCGCACTTTGGTGTTGAAAGTGGGTGGATATATGCCGTTGCCCCCTGGCATAAAGACAAAACGGGTACAACAGAGACAAGTGTGTGGTTATATGGCATGGGGGGATTTACAACCGTAAAAGATCAATTATTGGCGCATGAGCACTTAGAAAGAAGCTTCCATCTGGCTGTCGTAAAGGAGGCATTTGAAGGCGATTGGGATAAATATAGGCAGTGGAGGACGCTGAGGAGGGATGGCCAGGGTGGGGATAGTTGGCAAGGGAAGAAAACTTTGAATTTTACTCACATGGAGAGCGGAAAGCGCATAGTAGGCGAGCTCACCTACAATGAATTTGCTACCCTTGCCTATCGAATTACACAAGCAATGGCGCCGTACGGTGATATTTCTGTTGGTCCCGACAGCAGAAAGTACAGGACGGATACTGATTTCGAAGCTCCTGTTGCGGCAGCCGCAGTAATGAACGAAAATATGCCGGATATCGGGATAAGTGATGACAGGGCAAAAGATGTATGGAAAAGGCTAATTGAAATACCGGCTGTTGCCAAATTAACGCGTGAAGAGCAAACAAAAGTGTTGAAAATACTCGTTGACCGTGTGCGTAATGACATTACCGAAGAAGGCGTGTTGGCGAAATTAAAGGATTTAAATTTATTGGATGAAGCCGCGATATCCGAGTGCTTATTCGCGGCAGGTGTTCGCCTAAATAGCCCCGGATTAATACAGGATCTGAAATTTTTAACAAGGATACTCGAGCGCGATGTAGTAAGTATGATCTACAAGGCCGGTTCAGGCCATCCGGGTGGTTCGCTTTCTATGTTAAAAGCGGTCGTTGCGCTATATTTTGGAACGAATGCTAATGGTGAAAGGATCATGAGATACGATCCAAGTGATCCGAACTGGGAATATAGGGACAGGTTTGTCCTTTCAAAAGGCCATGCTGCGCCCGGCCTATATGCGGCATTGGCGCGCGCACAGTATTTTGCAAAACGTATAGCGGATCTTAAGAAACAGGGCAAATTGAAGACCGAGGATGTGGAAGAATTCCTTGAAACATTGAGAAAGCTCGGATCAGACTTACAGGGCCATCCGGACATGGCGAAGACGATCGGTGTTGAGTTTTCAGGAGGCCCTTTAGGAGTAGCTTTTTCCGCCGCGGTAGCTATGGCGACTGCAGCAGTAATGGACGACAAGGACTATATAACATACTGCATAATTGGTGATGGTGAAACCGAAGAAGGCCAGGTAGATGAGGCCGGAAGGCATGCAGGAGCTATTTTAAAACAGAAGCAAGATGAAACGTATAGAGAAGCGGCGGCAAAGGGGCTTAAGATAGTAGCGTTTCTTGACTGGAATGGATATCAGATAGATAACAAAGTTACTGATGTTGATGTTGACTACGAAGGCCAAATTAAGCTCTGGGAAGCAAGAGGATGGAATGTAGTCAGGGCAAATGGCGAAGACATAGAAGATGTAATGAGAGCTACTCAGGAAGCAAAGAAAAGTCTTGGTAACGGTAAGCCGGCTATAGTTATAATGAAAACTACGAAAGGTGCGGGCCTGCCGGGAATGGCAAAACACGGTGAAGCGCCTAAAGAAGCCGAAGTTAAAGAAGCGCTCGCTATTATAGACGCGGATTTAGCCGTTTTAAGCAATGGCAGGTACACTCCCGAAAATCATAGGGAAGCTGTAAAGGCTTTTGTAGAAGATCTAATCAGGAAAATATCATTAGGTGCCGACACGAAGGCGCGTATAGAAAAAGAAAATAAAGCGCGTGTAGGGGCGAGAAGAGAGGCGCTTCGTCAGATAACAAATAGCGCAACAGTTCAAAAAGCTATACAGGAATTAGAGAAAGGTTATCCTGAGGGCAAAAATGTTGCTACTCGCACTGCCACAGGCCACGAACTCACACTTATCGGCGCGGATAATATTGATGTGGTTGCAATGTCGGCAGACTTGATGGGTTCTAATAAATTTGACGGTTTTGCGAAGTTATTCGGGACATTTTCAGCTGATAATCTTTTAGGCAGATATATACCGGTTGGTATACGCGAGGCACATATGGTTTCATTTGCCGCAGGCCTTGCTGCGTGCGGCAAGATTCCGGTTATTGGCACATTTAGCATATTTACTACGAGGATGGTCGACCAGCTTAACGCCATATTAAATGCAAACCTTCCGATAATAATCGTTGGAACGCACGGTGGTTTAGCGACCGGGCCGGATGGCAGAACTCACCAGGATGCGCATTCGCTTGGTGTTCTTGGTGCGCTTCCGGGGGTTCAAACTTATGAAGGTGCTGACGCAGAAGAACAGAGGGTATTGTTTAGAGGTATATATGACGTTGCAAAGAAGAAAGGCGGCATACATTACATAAGGCCGGCGAGGCTTGATACTCCGGTTATACAAAATAAACCCGAAGGTTGGCAGGAAGGCGCAAGGCGCGGTTTCTATAAGATATTTGATACCGAGTCCGGGAAAAATAGAAAAAAGAGCCAAAGCCGTGACATTGTAATAGTTTCATCCGGTGTAGTAACAGCTGAAGCGATAAATGCGGCCAAGGATCTTTCAGAAAAATACGGCCTTTCAGTAGAGGTTGTGAATGTAACACAGCTCAAATCCATAACGGCTGATGAAGCTAACAAGAGGGATTTTGAAAAACTCATTGAGCGTGGCAGAAATATTATAAGCGTGATAGACGCATTGCCGGGACTACTCGGAGATAAGATAGATAATATCCTCGCCCGTCGGAACGCAAAACCGCAATTTGTCAGAAACCTTGGTATAGACAAATACGGCGAATCGGGAACGCCCGCGGAGCTGTATAAAAAACACGGTTTTGATAAGGATGGTATCGTAAAGACAGCCAGGCTCCTTGCCGGTAAAGGTATTTCCTTGCTACGTAAAAAAGGACAGAGCGTATGGGCGGATGGCGCGTTTACGCCTGAAGAGATCAGGTTTTTTAAGAAAAAAGGCGTCACCGGTCAAACCACAAATCTTACGATAATTAACAATGCCATAAAAGCAGGTATGTTCGACAAAGAAATACAGCATGGTATAGCCGAAGGCTGGACGCCCGAACAGATATACGATTATGTATGTATATTGTATATGAAACAGATGGCTGTGGAATGGTTTCCCGTCTTTAATAAGACAAAGCATCTTGACGGATATATATCGATAGAAGTAAACCCGAAATATGCGTATGATGTACAGAATACTGTTAATGAGGCTATGCGATTAGTTAACGCGATTGGAATGCCAAACGTCATGGTGAAGGTTCCCGCTACTCCCGAGGGCGTAAAGGCAGTAGAGGAACTTACCTACAATGGAATCAATGTCAATGTAACTCTTCTTTTCGGGGTTTCCAATTATGAAGATGTCGCAAGGGCGTATATGAGAGGCTTGGAGCGGAGAGTTACCGATCGTAAACCTATCTATGACATACAGTCCGTTGCGAGTTTCTTCGTGAGCAGGGTGAACTGTAAGCCGGATGCGGCTGATGAGCAGATAAGGAAGGCAATCGCAAAGGAAAAAGCAAGAACGGATAACCCTAAAGAGACAGCGGCTAACATAACAATTTTGGAGAGCCTTATAGGAAAAGCCGCTATAGCTAACACGGTGCTTGCATCCGATGTTTCTAATAACGTATTTTTATATCGACATCGACTATGGGAACAGCTTCTGAATATGGGCGCCGCGCCCCAAAGACTTCTGTGGGCTTCTACGGAGATAAAATCAAACGAAGCTTATGCTGATGGTGCCAGATTTTCACCGCTTATGTATGTTTCAAATCTCCCTTTGCAAAATACAGTTAATACTATGCCGAAAGATACATTGCATGCCTCGATAATGGCTACCAGCGTAGAAGCCGAGCCGAGAAATGACATGACAGCGGTTCAGGCACAAGAGGTAATGTATACCTTGTCCAAATGTGATATAGACATAAATGCAATTACTACAAAGTTGCAGGAAGACGGGGTCGAAGCGTTTAAAAAAGATTATGCAGCTTCACTGCAATTCATTAAAGAGCATGTCAAGGCCGTTCGGAGCAAGCAGGATAATATCGAAGACATATTAAAGCCTGTGATTGTGCCTACGGTTGACCAGCCTGTAGCTGCGATGACAAGAGTAAAGACGTGGCTCAAGCCGAGTGAAGTTCCTCCGGAAAAACGCGTGATAATAATGATAAGCGGCGGAGAAGCGCCGGGTGTAAATAATTATTTCGCGTTACTGGCAAAGGCTCTTGCCCGATTTGGCATGACGCTTGAAATCCAAAGGTTCGGCCTGGATACGCTGGTGAAGTCATCCGGGGAATTTGCGGAAAACCGTGTATGGGTGGATCAAAAAATGGCGGATGAGCTGCTTAACAAGCCCGGCGCCGCGCAAGGCACGTCGAGGGTCAAGCTGAACGAAGAGTTAACGCTTCAGGCAATGGCGAATTTACAGGGTTATTGCAAGACAGTGGTTTTTGTCGGCGGGAATGACCATATGGGCGAGGCAGCAAAGATAGCTAAGAAATTTAAAGAATCAAAGGTAGATGACATGATGGTGCTAGTCCTTCCCAAGACGATAGACGGTGATACGATGGTATACCCGATGGGCGCAGACAGCGCAGGGCAGAATGCAAACGAATTTTCACGGCGCGCATCACCCGAGCCCGGCAGCTGGAAATGTGTCGTGTTCCAGATGATGGGCCGCGATATGGGCTATTTGACCGTTTCAGGGGCTTTAGAGTCGCCTATCAGCGTTGCGGCGGTTCCAGAATGGTCAGTAAGTCCTAATGGTAGCGTTATCGTTTCTTTATATGATATAGCCGAAGCGGTTAGATCGAGAATGAATGAGTATGGCGCTAGTGCCGTATTTGTGTCGGAGGGGTTCAGAGTATCGGCAAAGGATCAACTACTACAAAAAATCCTCAAAAGAAACAAATTTTTGGCGGCAAAGTTTGCCAATGTAAAAACAGATGTCAATGGTAACCCTCTGCTTGCCGAGCTTGGCATAGCAGACTTTGTGGCTGAGGCGCTTGCTGTTGAATTAGGCTTAGAAAGAGATAAAAATCTTTTTCTGGAAGATACCGGATACAGCGGAAGGTCAAGGGCGCCTAATAAGGATAGTATTGACATTATCACGGGAGAACTGGCTATTGCTACAGCCGTTCCGTTGATTACAGAAGAAGCCAAAAGAAAAAGAGTCATTTCGGACGGCGGTGTGTGTATTGCCGCCGATAAAGGCTCAAGGACCGTTGTGGATATACAAAGGACCATGAGGGCAAGGCCTGTATCGGAAGCAATGGGTAAAGTGGATTTGAAAGATAGCGGTATTTTTACAGAAGCTGAACTTTGCGGAAAGAACGTCCTGGGCGTTATTGGGCCGAAAGAAAACCTTAGAGACCTTTTGCCTTCCGAAAAGGTTAAAAGACCCAGCGGTTATGATATTAATGCAGCAATAGATGCGATAAATTCTCAATCGGAATCAGCTTTTAATATGAGAAGGCCCAATGTCTGTGTAATTGCCAGGCCTGATGCCGATGAGATAATAGATTCATTAGACTCGCCCAAGACCTTGTTAACGACAGAATCCTATAGATATGTTAAGAATAGAACGGCCGGTGCGGTGGCCCTGTTCCCTTCGTCAAAGGGTCCGGTTTCGTTAACAGAGTTAGTTGGAACAGCGCACAACATATATATCACACGCAAAATGCTTAATATGGTTGTGGCGGGAAATTTGGCAATAAAGGCCGATGATGCGCTGCTTGTAAAACTCAGCCGGGATGAAAAATATGGAGAGGCATTCAAGGCTCTTGTCGAAGGAGCCAGGCCTGACAAGGACGGCAACCTCATATTCGGCAGGAGGATTATCGATCTGATCCATATGGCACTGACCGTAGAAAAAGGCATGACCGGAATAAGGAAGAATATCCTCGGCGAGTCGCTCAATAAACTGCCCGAGATAAACATATCGGCCGCGCCCAGTTTTGACGAACAGCTTAGAGTATTGCAGCAGTTTGTTCGCGGTAATGAGCTTCCCGCGGATCGCTTGCTTAGTTATCCAGAGCGCAGCGTGTTTTCGTTAGACCTTAATGATACCGATGTCGCTGATCTGGCACCATTATACGGCCTTCCAAGTCTTAGAGTAGTTTCTCTTGTGAACACGAAAATAACCAATTCGCAGGCATATGAACTCTTCCGGAATCATCCTGCTCCTGAGAATCTTTTGGTGCTGGATTCCGATGCTTCTACAATAAAATATTCTGATGTCCCGTTGGCGTATGAAAATACTAAATCCACAGCGCAATCCGCGTTTATGGCGGCAGTGGTACCTGCAGTGACAACAGCGACGAGAGCCAGGGATATTTTTGAACTCCTGCGTAATATTGGAGATAGCCTGAAAGTGACGGCGGACTCGGTGATTATTCTCGATGCGGCTAAATTCCACTCCCAGACAGTTGATTATCTGGCGTTTGAATCGGCCTTCAGCGAGAATCCGGACGTGAAAGCTGCCGCTCAAAGAATATTGCGCGAAGCGGCGATCAGTTTCAATCTGAAGCTCGCCTCGATCAATGATTTCTATGCCGCCAAAAAAGACGGGAAGTGGGGTAAAATAACAGTCCCCGCTGTTAACGGAAGGACCGATGTTTACCATCAATACCAGCAGTTATTTCGCGCTGCCAAAGACAAGAATGTCGGCGTTCTGTTATTGGAATTAGCCCGCTCAGAGATGCGCTACTCGGCGCAGGATATGGCTGAGTTCACTGCTGTCAGTATTGCGGCGGCCATTAAGCAGGGTTATGAAGGCCTCATCTTTGCCCAGGGCGACCATTATCAGGTAAACAAGGAGAAATATGATAAAGGCGGTGATGAGAGAGAAAAAGAATTAAAAGCTATAGAAGAGCTTATTCGTAAATCCATGCTGGCGGGTGTATACAATATCGATCTTGATCCTTCCACATTGGTTGACGAGGGGACCCTGAACAAGATTACACAACTTGAGAATGCTTTTGTGCGTGAATATTTGGATCAGAACGTCTATCTCCTTTACGGGCTTGATGACAATGGCAGAAAGTCCCTCTGGCGACGCCTGGTGGACGAGATAGAGATGGGCGACATTAAATCTTTAACTCCAGTGCATCAAGAGCATTTAGAAAGACTATACAAGAATATGCACCGGCCAAGCATTTTGATCACAATGCGTTTTATTCGTTATATCAGGGCATTGGAGGAAGAGTTAGGACTGACAATGCCTGTCTCAATAGGCATAGAAGAGCGCCACATAGATAACCCGAAGCATAAGAATAACCCAAGCACTGTGTTGGGATCGGTTACGCTGGCAAAGACCATTCTGGCAATGGCCGAAGCCGAGGGCCTGGTCGGGCCAAGCAAGATAAGCCTTCAGACAGGTACCATGCATGGCGTAGGTGGAGAAATAGACTTTGGTATCTATCGGCGCCATGTTAGATACTGGGAAAGAATCGGTATTCCTGTGTTTGTTCAGCACGGCGCTTCTACTCTTGAAAAGGAAGATTTTGGTAAGATGAAACAAGGCGATGTGGGAGAAGTGCATCTTGCCACCGAATACCAGAAGATAGAGCTCGGTATAGTTGCCGATATGATGCCGGAAGTCGGCGAAGCTATGGCGAAATGGCTTGAGGCTTTGATGGCAAGGGATGAAAATTTTTCCAAAAAATTCAGGCCTATGTGGAATCTGGCCTTTGGGAATGCGGATCTTGCTATAGCGGCCGCTAAAGATGATGGAAAGAAAACCACCATGTATAGAGAACTTGCTGCCGTTCAATCCGGGAAGTCCCGCGCAGAGATCATTACCGAAATAATGGGTGATTTTATGCCTAAGGGGCTAAAAGGGACATTAAAGGATGCCGCGAAGGAACTTCCGGCGCCATTCAAGGATATGCTTTGGAATTTACCACCTCATGTACGTGCCGCTGTTGACAAAGCATTATATGAAGAATTTGCAACCATATTCGATAAGTTGGGCGCGAGCAATACAAAAGCGCTTGTTGAGTCGATCCTTCCTTTTAATAAACAACCTGTCGTGCTTGGCAAAAGATCGGAAACTATTAAACTTGCCGTGGAGCCCGTGCTTACGCAGTCAGCAACAACGACAGCAGATGAACGGCCACAGTCTGTGTCATTGCGTCATGTACCCGATAGGCTTACAGTAGCGGAAATGAATAGGTCAGCTGAAATTGAGATCAACGCCGCAATTCAACTTGCCAACGAGGCGGGCGTTCAGATCCCGGTTCAAGCCGATACCCGCTTCACACTGCTTGTTACTTCTGAATTCTTTGCAAACGGCGAGCTAAAAGAAGCTCAGATAAATTATGGCGACAGGTTTAATCTCGATAGTGTAAGCGGACGCGATGCAGATGAATTTATTCACAGTGTCCTTGCTAATCCGGACGCTGTAAAGGACAGAACAATAGTTCTGCTTCCGAATGAGCTGCCGGATGGAAGGTTTGAAGAAAGGCATTATCAGGCACTTAAAGATGCCGGCATACGGTTTATGATAGCTAACAGGAATGAGCTATTGACCGCAAAGGGTGCTAAAGACCCCTACAGGAAGCAATTCCAGCAGGATACATATGTTGTAATGTTACTTATGCGCGCAGTAGATGAAAAGATAGACGTAAGTTCGTCTGTATACAGGTTGTTGAGTTTCTACTTAAAATCGCACTTTACATTTGCTGAAAAGATAGCGATTGACGATTACATCATGGCTATCGCCAAGAATGAGATAGGTAAGCTTATACGCGGTATTCTTGCTTACAGGCCCGCTCAAGCTTATGACAAGCCTGATTACGAGAAAGTCGCCGCAACCCTTATCTCGGCGTAA